Within Parcubacteria group bacterium, the genomic segment AATTTAAACATTCAAGGCGAGGTGCTTTATTCTTTCGTGGCTAATCCGGGACAAATCAATAATATGTTCATCGGCATTATCGATTTGGCAAAATCCAGCATCCCATTGGCTATTTTGGCTGCGGCAGCCCAGTTTTACCAAACAAAGATGTTAATGGCTAAACAGAAAAACAATAATGATAACAAAAGCAAAGATAGCAAAAATCCTGATTTCGCCCAGATTATGAACAAACAAATGCTCTACCTCGGCCCGCTTTTAACTTTGTTTATTGGAATAAAGTTTCCTGCCGGACTGGCTTTATACTGGTTAATATCCACTCTATTCGCCATAGGACAGCAAATGTATATGGAAGATAAATTCGAATCTCTGAAAAAATATATTCCCGAAAAGAAAATTACAAAAGCATAATAAACTAATTTACACGAATTTTATAGGCGAATATCAACTAAACACAAATTTTTAAAATATTATTCGTGATTAGTGAAAATTCGTTTTATAATTCGTGAAAATTTGTCTCTAATATATGGAAGAAAAAAGTAAAAAAATAATCAAAGAAGCTATCAGAGAATTAATGG encodes:
- a CDS encoding YidC/Oxa1 family membrane protein insertase is translated as MFQIFYPTIYQPLYNTLVFLYNNFAFHDFGIAIIIITLILKIILMPLSKKQIESQKKLQELQPKIKEIQNKHKDNKEKQSQELMKFYKENKANPFGGCLPMIVQLVFLIAIYQVFFRISSNNLNIQGEVLYSFVANPGQINNMFIGIIDLAKSSIPLAILAAAAQFYQTKMLMAKQKNNNDNKSKDSKNPDFAQIMNKQMLYLGPLLTLFIGIKFPAGLALYWLISTLFAIGQQMYMEDKFESLKKYIPEKKITKA